One window from the genome of Anopheles merus strain MAF chromosome 3R, AmerM5.1, whole genome shotgun sequence encodes:
- the LOC121596278 gene encoding caltractin-like gives MASGSVSVSTGTKTTNKTGMSGTTGGVTGGTVGGGGGGAGGRKKSGPKFELSDEQRQDIKEAFDLFDSEGTGMIDTKELKVAIRALGFEPKKEEIKKMIAEIDKDGSGKISFDDFLQLMTVKMAEKDSKEEILKAFRLFDDDETGTISFKNLKRVAKELGENLTDEELQEMIDEADRDGDGEVNQEEFLRIMKKTSLY, from the exons ATG GCGTCCGGATCGGTGTCCGTTTCCACAGGGACCAAAACCACCAACAAAACCGGCATGTCCGGAACGACGGGAGGCGTTACCGGGGGCACGgtaggcggcggcggcggtggtgccgGTGGGCGCAAAAAGTCCGGCCCCAAGTTCGAGCTGTCGGACGAGCAGCGGCAGGACATAAAGGAAGCGTTCGATCTGTTCGACTCGGAGGGTACGGGCATGATCGACACGAAGGAGCTGAAGGTGGCGATCCGGGCGCTCGGGTTCGAGCCGAAAAAGGAGGAAATCAAGAAGATGATTGCCGAGATCGATAAGGATGGGTCGGGGAAGATTTCGTTCGACGATTTTCTGCAGCTAATGACGGTCAAGATGGCGGAGAAGGACTCGAAGGAGGAGATACTAAAGGCGTTCCGGTTGTTCGACGATGATGAGACGGGTACGATTTCGTTTAAAAATCTGAAGCGCGTCGCGAAGGAGCTGGGAGAAAACTTGACCGACGAGGAGCTGCAGGAGATGATCGACGAGGCCGACCGGGACGGGGATGGGGAGGTGAATCAGGAAGAGTTTCTGAGGATTATGAAGAAAACGAGCCTGTACTAA